The nucleotide sequence ATTTTGAAATTGTTGTGAATGCTTCGCAACTTCCAGAGCTTGAAGGTGAATATTACTGGAAAGATCTGATGGGTTGCCATGTAGAAACTGACAAAGGCTACGATCTGGGTGTCGTTACTGACATGATGGAAACGGGCTCAAATGATGTCATGGTCATTAAAGCTAATCTGAAAGATGCGTTCGGTGCCGGGGAACGGCTAATCCCGTTTCTTGATGGGCAGGTTATCAAGAAAGTCGATCTCTCAGCGAAAAAAATTATCGTTGATTGGGATCCTGGTTTTTAGATTATTCCGGTTAACGGTTCTCAATAGTGGGACACAAAAATGTGGATTGGGGTAATTAGCCTATTTCCAGAAATGTTCCGCTCTATAACCGAGTACGGGGTGACTGGTCGGGCAGTGAAGCATGGTCTGCTTAATGTAGAATGTTGGAATCCCCGAGATTTTACATACGACAGACACAATACCGTTGATGATCGTCCTTATGGCGGTGGTCCTGGTATGTTGATGATGGTACAACCTTTAAGGGAAGCCATTCATCAAGCGAAAGCTGCGGCAGGTGATGGAGCAAAGGTGATTTATTTATCACCTCAGGGACGCAAACTCGATCAACAAGGAGTTTGTGAACTGGCAACAAATGAGAAGTTAATTCTGGTTTGTGGTCGGTATGAAGGTATAGACGAGCGTGTCATTCAGACTGAAATCGATGAAGAGTGGTCTGTAGGTGATTACGTATTAAGTGGTGGGGAATTACCTGCCATGATAATGATAGATGCAGTAGCGCGCTTTGTACCGGGTGTTCTCGGACATGCAGCCTCTGCGAAAGAAGATTCTTTTGCTGAAGGTTTACTGGATCATCCTCACTATACTCGCCCAGAGGTTTTAGATGGTATGGAAGTTCCGGCAGTTTTACTGTCAGGCAACCATGCTCATATTAATCGCTGGCGCATGAAGCAATCACTGGGTCGAACCTGGCTAAGAAGACCTGAGCTTCTGGAAAGCCTAGCTCTGACTGACGAGCAAAGAGTGCTGTTAACAGAGTTCCAACAGGAACA is from Proteus columbae and encodes:
- the rimM gene encoding ribosome maturation factor RimM (Essential for efficient processing of 16S rRNA), encoding MSEQKTLKEPIEPIVMGKLGSPYGIRGWLRVFSSTEHAENIFEYQPWFIQRHGQWETIEIESWKHHNQDIIVKLKGIDDRDAANILTNFEIVVNASQLPELEGEYYWKDLMGCHVETDKGYDLGVVTDMMETGSNDVMVIKANLKDAFGAGERLIPFLDGQVIKKVDLSAKKIIVDWDPGF
- the trmD gene encoding tRNA (guanosine(37)-N1)-methyltransferase TrmD, whose product is MWIGVISLFPEMFRSITEYGVTGRAVKHGLLNVECWNPRDFTYDRHNTVDDRPYGGGPGMLMMVQPLREAIHQAKAAAGDGAKVIYLSPQGRKLDQQGVCELATNEKLILVCGRYEGIDERVIQTEIDEEWSVGDYVLSGGELPAMIMIDAVARFVPGVLGHAASAKEDSFAEGLLDHPHYTRPEVLDGMEVPAVLLSGNHAHINRWRMKQSLGRTWLRRPELLESLALTDEQRVLLTEFQQEHLSGTAE